The genomic segment GGTGTACGCTGTGTGGCCCAAGATATGAATCGCCTCTTTTGCCGCTTGCCGGATGTGGAAGATGGCGATGAAGCCCGCCGGGCCGCTATGCTGGAAATGCAGCTGATGCGTTTTTTCTCCCGATCGATCCAAGATGGAAAACCCCGCTTGCATTACGATCTACATACGGCGATTCATGGCTCACTGATTGAAAAATTTGCTATCTATCCGCTGCCGCCGCATGGCCGCGATTTTGATCCTTTACAGGTTGCACGTCTGGCCTGTGCTGGTGTGGATGCGGTGCTGTTGCAATCAACAACGTCAACGACGTTTTCGTTTTTTTCCAGCCAGCATTGTGGCGCAGCCGCATTTACCGTTGAGCTGGGGAGGGCCATGCCTTTTGGCCAGAACACCCATGTTGATTTAAGTAAAATGCAGGCCTATTTAGAGGGCTTAATCAGCGGCGAGCTACCTGATTGCGACGAAGTACCGGCTCATCTTGGCTTGTATAAAGTTTCCCGTGAAATCATTAAGCAAAGCGATGCTTTTGTTTTACGCGTTGATGCCAAAATGGATAACTTTACGCCACTGCCAGTTGGCACCGTATTGGCAGAAGATGGCGATATTCAGCATGTGGTTAATGAAGACGAGGCCCGGATGATTTTCCCTAATCCCTATATTGAAATAGGGCAGCGGGCGGGCCTTGTGATTGTTCCGGCAAAAGGTTATTCGCGTTAAATAGGCTGGTCGATAAAAAAGCGAAAGCGCAATGCTTTCGCTTTTTTTTACGTCAGTGGCATGGTGATCTGCCCGAGCAAATTTAGACATCACTCGCTCAAATTTCGACCGCTTGCCTGCTGAATTTTGGTGGCAATCTGGCAGGGTACAGATTGCCAAGGCGCGTGTGGCGTCGCTAGCGATGGTAAAAAATCCCGATGTATTCCCATTGCTACTTCCGCCTCATGCCGGCGTCTTCCATCTCACCGTTTTGCTTAGTGATTGACCTCAGTTTGCCCGAGCGTTGCTACGCATTCAATTTGCTATAAACCCAATTCGCTTAAGTTTGGGTGGTGGTCAGGTCGACGACCTTGGGGCCAATGAAATAGTCGTTCAGATTCGGCGATGGCTAAATCGTTGATACTGGCAAAGCGGCGATGCATCAAGCCTTGGGCATCAAATTCCCAATTTTCATTGCCATAAGAGCGAAACCACTGGCCGTTGTGGTCTAGCCATTCATAGGCAAAACGCACTGCAATTCGATTGGCGTCAAACGCCCAGAGCTCTTTGATGAGGCGATATTCCACTTCACGCGCCCACTTGCGAGTGAGAAATTCAATGACCTGTTCACGGCCACTTGGAAATTCATGGCGATTGCGCCAAATCGTATCGGGCGTATAGGCCAAGGCAACGCGTTGCGGGTCGCGCGAATTCCAGCCATCTTCAGCCATACGCACCTTTTGCGCTGCTGTTTCGCGGGTGAATGGGGGGAGTGGTGGGCGTAGTTCGGGGGGCATGGTTAATCCTTGATCAAAATTGAATTAATAAGTGTCGATGCCAGC from the Iodobacter fluviatilis genome contains:
- the astE gene encoding succinylglutamate desuccinylase — translated: MSNFSIEPSFLAQALAGKTCISLPYCLPNGTHVQVMDEGVIRFEPKDPGDRQLDVVLSCGIHGNETAPVELLDQLISQILDGQLRVRARVLFVFGNVEAMRQGVRCVAQDMNRLFCRLPDVEDGDEARRAAMLEMQLMRFFSRSIQDGKPRLHYDLHTAIHGSLIEKFAIYPLPPHGRDFDPLQVARLACAGVDAVLLQSTTSTTFSFFSSQHCGAAAFTVELGRAMPFGQNTHVDLSKMQAYLEGLISGELPDCDEVPAHLGLYKVSREIIKQSDAFVLRVDAKMDNFTPLPVGTVLAEDGDIQHVVNEDEARMIFPNPYIEIGQRAGLVIVPAKGYSR
- a CDS encoding nuclear transport factor 2 family protein, producing MPPELRPPLPPFTRETAAQKVRMAEDGWNSRDPQRVALAYTPDTIWRNRHEFPSGREQVIEFLTRKWAREVEYRLIKELWAFDANRIAVRFAYEWLDHNGQWFRSYGNENWEFDAQGLMHRRFASINDLAIAESERLFHWPQGRRPDHHPNLSELGL